A portion of the Algisphaera agarilytica genome contains these proteins:
- a CDS encoding HNH endonuclease, which produces MTAALQSDMLVLNKHWRALRIITAAEALADLFVGRVEAVDTDYQSYDFASWHELSEYASEFEPEDQHFVQTVTSAVLVPVVVRLLHFDRVTRPTLRLSRRNVYLRDDYTCQYTGKRLPSSELNLDHIVPTSRGGKTTWENLVCCSVGVNSLKGDKTPEEAGLKLIRLPRRPDATELLFKSRRERHDSWKHFVDAAYWNTELHD; this is translated from the coding sequence ATGACGGCGGCATTGCAGAGCGACATGTTGGTGCTGAACAAGCACTGGCGGGCGTTGCGGATCATCACCGCCGCGGAAGCGTTGGCCGACTTGTTTGTCGGCCGGGTCGAGGCGGTGGACACCGACTACCAGTCGTACGACTTCGCGTCGTGGCACGAGCTGAGCGAATACGCCTCAGAGTTCGAGCCGGAGGATCAACACTTCGTGCAGACGGTGACCAGTGCCGTGCTGGTCCCGGTGGTGGTTCGGCTGTTGCACTTCGACCGGGTCACTCGGCCGACGCTGCGGCTGAGCCGTCGCAACGTGTACCTGCGTGACGACTACACCTGCCAGTACACCGGCAAGCGGCTGCCCAGCAGCGAACTGAACCTCGACCACATCGTCCCGACCTCGCGGGGCGGCAAGACCACCTGGGAGAACCTGGTGTGCTGCAGCGTCGGGGTGAACTCGCTCAAGGGCGACAAGACGCCCGAAGAAGCGGGGCTCAAGTTGATTCGGCTACCCCGTCGGCCGGACGCAACGGAGCTGTTGTTCAAGTCTCGCCGTGAGCGCCACGATTCGTGGAAACACTTCGTGGACGCGGCGTACTGGAACACCGAACTCCACGATTGA
- a CDS encoding PD40 domain-containing protein: protein MKTKLLRSLAIACLGAGLGAWGGCASPPEWERANAQRLEAAESEGLNAIAPERKARRWTGGVTAVASDRPGIPNMGLQLPRVSPDGRWIAFLDADSESPRVLPDALVSGRGLGGVSLWVRGVEEEGLAQNVAVAHAAWPAWSSDASTLVFISHDPRTGCALGLHEVATGQTDRLAVGLRKMLTPAVSPDNQRVAVSGYGQIADQALLFIIDRDSGETTPGPQPTLGGAQLMPHWLDRETLIFVELDDNGGGLMRWTVGSPQAEPIAPLQLPESVFDAIHLHAGVPSPVSADGRYFTYYAVGSDQMIWIDMDTGDALALNPGDRAGTWWNEQWFLVANDQQLELTAAPQPLGATGEPSAEQEPEQERPRMNLLPGRWVPLWADATQQSMLLVGQSDRPDRFRLLQLWVITQ, encoded by the coding sequence ATGAAAACCAAGCTGTTGCGGTCGTTGGCCATCGCATGCTTAGGCGCAGGCTTGGGTGCGTGGGGAGGTTGTGCCTCGCCGCCCGAGTGGGAACGGGCCAACGCCCAGCGGTTGGAAGCCGCAGAAAGTGAGGGGCTCAACGCCATCGCCCCCGAGCGGAAGGCTCGGCGGTGGACCGGCGGCGTCACGGCGGTGGCGAGCGATCGGCCGGGTATCCCGAACATGGGCTTGCAACTGCCGCGGGTTTCGCCGGACGGCCGATGGATCGCGTTTCTTGATGCTGACTCAGAATCGCCGCGGGTCTTGCCTGACGCGTTGGTGAGCGGTCGTGGATTAGGCGGGGTATCGCTGTGGGTGCGGGGTGTCGAGGAGGAAGGTCTCGCACAGAATGTTGCGGTCGCCCACGCGGCTTGGCCGGCGTGGTCAAGTGATGCGAGCACGTTGGTCTTCATCAGCCACGACCCGCGCACCGGCTGCGCCCTCGGGTTGCACGAGGTCGCCACCGGGCAGACCGACCGGCTTGCGGTGGGGCTACGCAAGATGCTGACGCCCGCGGTGTCCCCCGACAACCAGCGTGTCGCGGTGTCGGGCTACGGCCAGATCGCGGACCAGGCACTGCTCTTCATCATCGACCGTGACTCCGGCGAAACCACGCCCGGCCCGCAACCCACGCTGGGCGGCGCACAGCTGATGCCCCACTGGCTCGACCGAGAGACCTTGATCTTTGTGGAGCTCGACGACAACGGCGGCGGCCTGATGCGTTGGACCGTCGGCAGCCCGCAGGCCGAGCCGATCGCGCCGCTGCAACTTCCCGAGTCGGTCTTCGATGCGATCCACCTCCACGCCGGCGTGCCGAGCCCCGTTTCTGCCGACGGGCGTTATTTCACCTACTACGCGGTCGGCTCGGATCAGATGATCTGGATCGATATGGACACCGGCGATGCGCTGGCCCTGAACCCCGGCGACCGGGCGGGCACGTGGTGGAACGAGCAGTGGTTCCTGGTCGCCAACGACCAGCAGCTGGAGCTGACCGCCGCGCCCCAACCCTTGGGCGCGACGGGTGAGCCGTCAGCAGAACAAGAACCCGAGCAAGAGCGTCCTCGTATGAATCTATTGCCGGGCCGATGGGTACCGCTTTGGGCCGACGCCACGCAGCAATCGATGCTTCTGGTTGGGCAAAGCGATCGGCCCGACCGTTTCAGGCTTCTACAACTCTGGGTGATCACTCAGTAA
- the gspM gene encoding type II secretion system protein GspM, with amino-acid sequence MSERDRRALIWGAVLIGIAVLYRFGLSPVVGQWQEARSTVASQSGMLAQYEDKLEKRSNIRERLEQRYGPGVNRSLPTPDEAQVAFPRSVQQAVGRGGAQAKQVEVQGTRRMRDFPDIELLSLRVQIMCEPHAIPGMLAELTRADMPVVVESVNLSMPQRGQRQQWEATLVVSTPTLKGGKRS; translated from the coding sequence TTGAGCGAACGAGATCGACGAGCGTTGATCTGGGGCGCGGTCCTGATCGGGATCGCGGTGCTGTATCGGTTCGGGTTGTCGCCGGTCGTTGGCCAGTGGCAAGAGGCACGCAGTACCGTCGCGTCGCAGTCGGGGATGTTAGCGCAGTACGAAGACAAGCTGGAGAAACGCAGCAACATCCGCGAGCGCCTCGAGCAGCGTTACGGCCCGGGCGTCAATCGATCGCTTCCCACCCCCGACGAAGCCCAGGTGGCTTTCCCCCGCAGCGTTCAGCAAGCGGTCGGCCGGGGTGGCGCTCAGGCCAAGCAGGTCGAGGTCCAGGGCACACGGCGAATGCGCGACTTTCCCGACATCGAGCTGCTGTCGCTGCGGGTTCAGATTATGTGCGAGCCCCACGCGATCCCGGGCATGTTGGCGGAGCTCACCCGGGCAGACATGCCGGTGGTGGTGGAGTCGGTCAACCTCAGCATGCCGCAACGCGGTCAACGTCAGCAGTGGGAGGCGACGCTCGTGGTCTCCACTCCCACACTGAAAGGGGGCAAGCGGTCATGA
- a CDS encoding secretin N-terminal domain-containing protein: MPHHLLSTLYVWSARSVRAVLVIGAYLLCLSLMNPAAVAQDAVEAVEVVEAEAVEQAEPVAEDGGEVENAVAEPGDEAEGDSEEAEEEEPKPKTVSVSFRDTELSQIAGFYGRELDKPVLVDQSVANNRLTIMSNKEIPLNEAFELIGNALRQRGVIVVEGPRQIELLPIAQIRRINRPVVPAEQSVTELDDQSTIVDKIFRIEHYDVTRLKDLVVPMLPEYAFLVADPNLDRLVVTAAAGDLIHIERLVASLDVPRANDTIEKIFTVKNGDASEIATMVRTILAGTLGDESLAVFTTPSPQGNNNRNRGGRNRGGGNRSNNDAGSNTLFVERNEAPIMLQADLSRNWIIAAAPPAVMDQIEKWIIELDKPKERNEPYQLFDIEHADVDELAGQINEAINAMPDADIRASVRVIPFVKSRQILVYGSQRGRSLVRSLLDQLDIESSQFQLIKEIAIKHDSAENVKAKIEELFNNEQSSGSRYTYYFGNSRPQQKDLTVTADTQRNTVTIMTDPVRMRRIEEIIKEQWDLPVDLDDVKPKVYDLQYSDPVQVQELLEEMFTKSSSTSSFSWFSGTRTTETSNPVGRLFGEFSFNAMQDSNKLIVSTKNPANYVVIDELLKEIDQPQDAGVPIIIELKHANAEDVAEQLNAMFSEPGTPAAITRTERGLSDSIRQTSTASDRGNNGNNNQNNNNQNRNNQGGGENDPSQMNFWWSQSRPNINEQPTSNLIGKPRIVPVNRRNAIMVMAPRAHVAPLRDLVAELDKPGSQVVIHAIITEVQHDDESTLGVRFASDPGIFNDSRLADQAFGGGINADYSQGIFSGDGILNADVNLNFLIQLLVNNLNLSVINEPRLMTADNQEAHFFDGQDVPVVVSDLTGSGNDGDITRTFDYEAVGTRLHARPHITQDGEIDLRVNLELSRIVNGTTVFGNFIFDRRTTTTHVTLKDGQTIVISGIIEQEDFAEVRKFPLFGDIPLVGGLFRSTDTGVRNREVIAFITPHIVKDGRAADEKTQSNREWLERVRGAMAVPKDVNNKEQEDDRFTTPEQRGIASDAAIEAAEEAEAAEAAEESE, translated from the coding sequence ATGCCACACCATCTTTTGTCCACTCTTTACGTCTGGTCTGCCCGGTCCGTCAGGGCCGTGCTCGTGATCGGCGCCTATCTGCTGTGCCTCTCGTTGATGAATCCTGCCGCCGTTGCACAGGACGCCGTTGAAGCGGTTGAGGTGGTCGAAGCTGAAGCGGTCGAGCAAGCCGAACCGGTTGCTGAGGACGGCGGCGAAGTGGAGAACGCGGTCGCAGAACCGGGCGATGAAGCCGAAGGGGATTCGGAAGAAGCCGAAGAAGAAGAGCCCAAGCCTAAGACGGTTTCGGTTTCCTTCCGCGACACCGAGCTGTCCCAGATCGCTGGCTTCTATGGCCGGGAACTCGATAAGCCCGTGTTGGTGGACCAGAGCGTCGCCAACAACCGGTTGACCATCATGTCCAACAAGGAGATCCCGCTCAATGAAGCGTTCGAGCTCATCGGGAATGCGCTCCGCCAGCGCGGCGTCATCGTGGTCGAGGGGCCTCGGCAGATCGAGCTTCTGCCCATCGCCCAGATACGCCGGATCAACCGCCCGGTTGTTCCCGCCGAGCAGTCGGTGACGGAGCTGGATGACCAGTCGACCATCGTCGACAAGATTTTCCGGATCGAGCATTACGACGTGACTCGGCTCAAGGACCTCGTGGTGCCGATGCTGCCCGAATACGCCTTCCTGGTCGCCGACCCGAATCTGGACCGCCTGGTCGTCACCGCCGCGGCGGGCGACCTGATCCACATCGAGCGTCTGGTCGCCAGCCTCGATGTCCCCCGGGCCAACGACACGATCGAAAAAATCTTCACGGTGAAGAACGGCGACGCCAGCGAGATCGCCACCATGGTCCGCACCATCCTCGCCGGCACGCTTGGCGATGAGAGCCTGGCCGTCTTCACCACGCCTTCCCCGCAGGGCAACAACAACCGCAACCGCGGCGGCCGTAACCGGGGCGGAGGAAACCGTAGCAACAACGACGCCGGGTCGAACACGCTTTTTGTCGAGCGTAACGAAGCCCCGATCATGCTCCAGGCCGACCTCTCGCGCAACTGGATCATCGCCGCCGCGCCCCCGGCGGTGATGGACCAGATCGAGAAATGGATCATCGAACTCGACAAGCCCAAGGAGCGCAACGAGCCCTATCAGCTCTTCGACATCGAACACGCCGACGTCGATGAGCTCGCGGGCCAGATCAATGAGGCGATCAACGCGATGCCGGACGCCGACATCCGCGCAAGCGTGCGGGTGATCCCGTTCGTCAAGTCGCGGCAGATCTTGGTCTACGGCTCTCAGCGCGGCCGTTCGCTGGTCCGCTCGCTGCTCGACCAGCTCGATATCGAGTCGTCGCAGTTCCAGCTGATCAAGGAAATCGCGATCAAGCACGACTCGGCCGAGAACGTGAAGGCGAAGATCGAAGAGCTCTTCAATAACGAGCAGAGCAGCGGCAGCCGCTACACCTACTACTTCGGCAACAGTCGGCCGCAGCAAAAAGACCTGACCGTGACCGCCGACACCCAGCGCAATACGGTGACGATCATGACCGACCCGGTCCGGATGCGTCGTATCGAAGAGATCATCAAGGAGCAATGGGACCTGCCGGTCGACCTGGACGACGTGAAACCCAAGGTCTACGACCTTCAGTACAGCGACCCGGTCCAAGTGCAGGAACTGCTGGAGGAGATGTTCACCAAGTCGAGTTCCACCAGTTCGTTCAGCTGGTTCAGCGGTACGCGCACCACCGAGACGAGCAACCCGGTGGGCCGGCTGTTTGGTGAGTTCAGCTTCAACGCGATGCAGGACTCCAACAAGTTGATCGTGTCGACCAAGAACCCCGCCAACTACGTGGTGATCGACGAACTGCTCAAAGAGATCGACCAGCCACAGGACGCGGGCGTGCCCATCATCATCGAGTTGAAACACGCCAACGCCGAGGACGTTGCCGAGCAGCTCAACGCTATGTTCTCCGAGCCCGGCACCCCCGCCGCGATTACCCGCACCGAGCGTGGTTTGAGCGATTCGATCCGGCAGACCTCGACCGCCAGCGACCGCGGCAACAACGGCAACAACAACCAGAACAATAACAACCAGAACCGCAACAACCAGGGCGGCGGAGAGAACGACCCCTCGCAGATGAATTTCTGGTGGAGCCAGTCTCGCCCCAATATCAACGAGCAGCCCACCAGCAACCTGATCGGCAAGCCCCGCATCGTGCCGGTTAATCGCCGTAACGCGATCATGGTGATGGCGCCCCGTGCCCATGTCGCGCCGCTGCGTGACCTGGTGGCCGAGCTCGACAAGCCGGGGTCCCAAGTCGTGATCCATGCGATCATCACCGAGGTCCAGCACGACGACGAATCGACGCTCGGCGTCCGCTTCGCTTCGGACCCCGGGATCTTCAACGACTCGCGTCTGGCTGATCAAGCCTTCGGCGGCGGGATCAACGCGGACTACTCCCAGGGCATCTTCAGCGGCGACGGCATCCTCAACGCCGACGTGAACCTCAACTTCCTGATTCAGCTCCTGGTGAACAACCTGAACCTGAGCGTGATCAATGAGCCACGACTGATGACCGCCGACAACCAGGAAGCCCACTTCTTCGACGGCCAGGACGTGCCCGTGGTCGTGAGCGACCTCACCGGCAGCGGCAACGACGGCGACATCACCCGGACCTTCGACTACGAAGCTGTCGGCACCCGCCTCCACGCCCGCCCCCACATCACACAGGACGGCGAGATCGACCTCCGCGTCAACCTCGAACTCTCGCGCATCGTCAACGGCACCACCGTCTTCGGCAACTTCATCTTCGACCGCCGAACGACGACGACCCACGTCACACTCAAAGACGGCCAGACCATCGTCATCAGCGGCATCATCGAACAGGAAGACTTCGCCGAGGTCCGCAAGTTCCCGCTGTTCGGCGACATCCCGCTCGTCGGCGGTTTGTTCCGCAGCACCGACACCGGCGTCCGTAACCGCGAAGTGATCGCGTTTATCACGCCGCACATCGTGAAGGACGGCCGCGCCGCTGACGAAAAGACCCAATCCAACCGCGAATGGCTCGAACGGGTGCGCGGCGCGATGGCGGTGCCCAAGGATGTCAACAATAAAGAGCAGGAAGACGACCGCTTCACCACGCCCGAGCAACGGGGCATCGCTTCGGATGCCGCGATCGAGGCGGCGGAAGAAGCAGAAGCTGCCGAGGCCGCGGAAGAGTCCGAGTAA